A DNA window from Trichosurus vulpecula isolate mTriVul1 chromosome 2, mTriVul1.pri, whole genome shotgun sequence contains the following coding sequences:
- the LOC118839353 gene encoding olfactory receptor 56A3-like, giving the protein MLLSNSSSSTEVSEFLLNCFVTSPIWQRWLSLPLSLLFLLAMGANATLLITIQQEASLHEPVYYLLSLLSLLDIMLCLTVIPKVLLIFWFDLRPISFSACFLQMYIMNCFLAMESCTFLIMAYDRYIAICHPLRYPSIITDQFVAKAAIFIVARNALFTVPIPILSAQLHYCQYNVIENCICANLSVSKLSCDNITLNRLYQFIVGWTMLGSDLIFIFLSYMFILHAVLQLKAKGAAVKALSTCGSHFILILFFSTILLVFILTHVAKKRVSPDVPILLNILHHVIPAALNPIVYGVRTQEIKQGILKLIRKGV; this is encoded by the coding sequence ATGCTACTTTCTAACAGCTCTTCTTCCACTGAGGTCTCTGAATTCCTCCTGAACTGTTTTGTCACATCTCCAATATGGCAGCGCTGGCTCTCCCTGCCACTGAGCTTACTTTTCCTCCTGGCCATGGGGGCCAATGCCACCCTCCTAATCACCATTCAGCAGGAGGCCTCCCTGCACGAGCCCGTGTACTACCTGCTCAGCCTGCTCTCCCTGCTGGATATCATGCTCTGCCTCACTGTCATCCCCAAAGTCTTGCTCATCTTCTGGTTTGACCTCAGACCCATAAGCTTCTCTGCCTGCTTCCTCCAGATGTATATCATGAACTGCTTCCTGGCCATGGAGTCTTGTACCTTCTTGATAATGGCATATGATAGATATATTGCCATCTGCCACCCACTGCGCTACCCATCCATCATCACTGATCAGTTTGTTGCCAAGGCTGCCATTTTCATAGTGGCCCgaaatgctcttttcactgtgcccaTCCCTATTCTCTCAGCCCAGCTACACTACTGTCAGTACAATGTCATTGAGAATTGTATCTGTGCCAACTTGTCAGTGTCCAAACTTTCTTGTGATAATATTACTCTCAATCGCCTCTACCAATTCATTGTTGGCTGGACCATGCTTGGTTCTGAtctcatcttcattttcctttcctatatGTTCATCCTACATGCTGTTCTTCAGCTAAAGGCTAAAGGTGCAGCAGTCAAGGCCCTGAGCACATGTGGCTCCCACTTTatcctcatcctcttcttcaGCACCATCCTACTGGTCTTTATTCTCACCCATGTAGCCAAGAAGAGAGTTTCTCCTGATGTACCCATCTTGCTCAATATTCTGCACCATGTCATCCCAGCTGCTCTCAACCCCATTGTCTATGGGGTCCGGACCCAGGAGATCAAGCAAGGAATCCTGAAGTTAATAAGGAAAGGTGTGTGA